One window from the genome of Eublepharis macularius isolate TG4126 chromosome 15, MPM_Emac_v1.0, whole genome shotgun sequence encodes:
- the ZNF593 gene encoding zinc finger protein 593, which produces MAPSRSRQTGSHKAHSLARQWKAKRRRRDLDQIHQDLLPENAAKLLRQEPDAELPGSAQHYCLHCARYFVDLKSLKDHFKSKVHKRRLKQLSEEPYTQEEAERAAGMGSYIPPKTVEIHTQPLDEMEESN; this is translated from the exons ATGGCTCCGAGCCGCTCGCGTCAAACGGGCTCGCACAAGGCTCACTCTTTAGCCCGGCAGTGGAAGGCGAAGCGGCGGCGCCGCGACCTGGACCAGATCCACCAGGACCTGCTGCCGGAGAACGCGGCAAAGCTGCTGCGCCAAGAGCCGGACGCCGAATTGCCCGGAAGCGCCCAGCATTACTGCCTGCACTGCGC GCGATACTTTGTCGATTTGAAAAGCTTGAAGGATCACTTCAAATCTAAGGTTCACAAAAGAAG GCTGAAGCAGCTGAGTGAAGAGCCATATACCCAGGAGGAGGCTGAGAGAGCCGCCGGGATGGGATCCTATATTCCTCCCAAAACAGTTGAAATCCACACACAGCCCCTCGACGAGATGGAGGAATCCAACTGA
- the C15H1orf232 gene encoding uncharacterized protein C1orf232 homolog — protein sequence MSQALWKVYKAKVLQTLGGEPQEEDLQDERDNPELMETTDSTLLTEEGTSPVSQLARRVQGAGARGWRTMSSLFTREDEHQLLAPEPCADHPLAVKPAEEPSTEKKATSLWDVFATKWQQTAALEKMAMKPDTQEQVAEGSEVSGETEAEEANASHANDLREAEGVAFKWSFLTSKLAEMKNKNAPKSN from the exons ATGTCTCAGGCATTGTGGAAGGTCTACAAGGCTAAAGTCCTGCAGACCCTCGGTGGAGAACCACAAGAGGAGGATCTCCAAGATGAG AGAGATAACCCTGAACTGATGGAAACCACAGACTCCACGCTGCTGACAGAGGAGGGAACGAGTCCTGTTTCTCAGCTGGCACGACGG GTCCAGGGAGCTGGGGCCAGAGGTTGGAGGACCATGTCATCTTTGTTCACCAGGGAGGATGAACATCAGTTGCTGGCCCCCGAGCCTTGTGCTGACCA CCCTCTAGCAGTAAAGCCAGCTGAGGAACCCTCCACTGAGAAGAAAGCCACTAGCCTTTGGGATGTCTTTGCTACCAAGTGGCAACAGACCGCTGCTCTGGAAAAGATGGCTATGAAACCCGACACTCAAGAGCAGGTGGCAGAAGGAAGCGAGGTGTCGGGGGAAACTGAGGCCGAGGAGGCCAACGCCAGCCATGCCAATGACCTGCGAGAGGCTGAAGGTGTGGCCTTCAAGTGGAGCTTTCTGACCAGCAAACTGgctgaaatgaaaaacaaaaatgccCCCAAAAGCAACTAG
- the FAM110D gene encoding protein FAM110D: MRPLVPEDGSSPLGLLNRGPDYLRRQLEVTSGGRTPSAVERLEADKAKYVKSQQVINSRQEPVLLCYTPQPSPCCRRPLTPHQRNEFSQGLVVKPEGPGPKKPPPSPQSPTTRRGSGRRVLRPDSLVIYRQKRECSAVNKENAKSYGLVRWLFQGSLKNGHGSSPFLKGLLGEGQLQATQEDPPVAWLATEKKEMRTLSSIGILAKSSTGAAEQTTENSQRCQSSSWVDKNQNSSPTSPGPVSSKRELAPSCSLPLSEKERFFNYCGLDRNLVEVLGAERFKPGGSWEAGSSSPLFGSMGSAGSEQSSPSRNAGELSTEEPSEKLPVSVSVIERNARVIKWLYSCQQARTAAKESTV; the protein is encoded by the coding sequence ATGAGGCCTCTGGTTCCAGAAGATGGATCTTCCCCTCTTGGGCTACTAAACCGAGGGCCAGACTACCTCCGCAGGCAGCTGGAGGTCACCAGCGGGGGCCGTACCCCAAGCGCAGTGGAGAGGCTGGAGGCTGACAAAGCCAAATACGTCAAATCCCAGCAAGTGATCAACAGCCGTCAAGAGCCAGTGCTCCTCTGCTATACGCCTCAACCTTCCCCGTGTTGCAGGAGGCCCCTGACCCCCCACCAACGCAATGAATTCTCCCAGGGCTTAGTGGTAAAACCAGAAGGCCCTGGGCCCAAAAAGCCACCTCCTTCTCCTCAGTCACCGACAACGCGGAGAGGCAGTGGCAGACGTGTGCTGAGGCCCGACTCCCTTGTCATCTACCGTCAGAAACGGGAGTGCTCAGCTGTGAATAAAGAGAACGCCAAGAGCTATGGACTTGTGAGGTGGCTGTTTCAGGGCTCCCTGAAAAACGGACATGGCAGTTCCCCTTTTTTGAAGGGCCTGTTGGGAGAGGGACAGCTACAAGCAACACAAGAGGATCCCCCTGTAGCCTGGCTGGCAACAGAAAAGAAGGAAATGAGAACTCTAAGCTCCATCGGCATCCTAGCCAAGTCCAGCACTGGAGCAGCAGAACAGACCACTGAAAATAGTCAAAGATGCCAGTCCAGCTCCTGGGTAGATAAGAACCAAAACTCCTCTCCCACAAGTCCTGGTCCAGTAAGCTCCAAGAGAGAGCTGGCTCCGAGCTGTTCTCTTCCTCTTTCAGAGAAAGAGCGTTTTTTCAACTATTGTGGCTTGGACCGGAATCTGGTGGAAGTGCTGGGAGCAGAGAGGTTCAAGCCAGGGGGCAGCTGGGAAGCGGGGTCCTCCAGCCCACTTTTTGGAAGCATGGGCTCAGCCGGTTCTGAGCAAAGCAGCCCCTCCCGCAATGCAGGGGAGCTGTCTACCGAAGAGCCGAGTGAGAAGCTGCCCGTGTCCGTCTCTGTGATCGAACGAAACGCCCGTGTCATAAAATGGCTCTACAGCTGCCAGCAGGCCCGAACTGCAGCCAAGGAGTCTACAGTATAG